The Athene noctua chromosome 8, bAthNoc1.hap1.1, whole genome shotgun sequence region GAGGCTTTGACTTAATGAACCCCTCAAACCCTTTGATGcctttcttgtgttttttttttgtctccactACTGCTGCCAGTTAGAAAAGCTCTTAAAAACATTGTCCTCTACTCAGTGGTGCTGTTTATACCAGTCCTTCCAGGAGAAGGGCAGAGTCTATTAGCAGGATCATTAGTCAGGGCTCCACAGCCAAGGAAGTGTACACATATGTGATAAGAAGATCTAAGTTCAGTTTTCACTCAAGAATAGGATTGGCTCcgtgttgttggttttggggaatgggaggggaaaagagaaagttGTTTGTCTGATCAATATAATGTTATGTTCCCAAATGATTACAAATGTTTGtttaaaagcttcatttatttAAGGTCTCTGATAAGAAGTAGCTTGAAGTAGGTTGAAATTCCCAATGGCAATGAGACATAATCATAGTCTTATACATCTCACTGATGGGAGATCTTGCTCCATTGTTTCACAGTAACTGGAATACAATCCATGACTGAATGAACAAGGCCTCATGTCATCGTTACAATGCCCCTCGCTACAAGTCACCAGTGAGAATTTCTGAAGAGTACTTAACTCATGTATGTGTTCTCTTTACTCCTGACCCTTAGGCATTCAGTCAGCCTATTTACTACTGCTCAATCCTGACTGTCCTCGCCTGAAGCCAGGGGAAAATTTGCTATCAGCTCCAAAGGACACAGGATGTGAACCTCCCAGGAGTATGGCAACAACGAGGGTTTGTCCCAAGATTTCATGATCTAGAAACCTTCACATTCCTCTCCCTATGAGATGAGGAGCTACGGAAAAATATAACATTCTCTCTGCCGGAGTTCAGTAATATTTCTTCTTAGCACCTAGGAGGGTCTTTGCATTTTtaagtgctttacaaacattaGCTAGTCTTCAGAGCAACCCTGCGAGGTAGGTAAGGTATATTCTCCCCATCTTACAGATGTggaaactgagacacagaggGTCAGATTCAACCCTGGTACAATTCCAGTGATTTACATGAATTAAATTCATTCAGAATGAACACAGTTTAAACAACTTGCCCTAGATTACAGAACAGGTAGTGGCAAAGCAGGGATGAGAACCCAGGAGTGCGTGACTCCTCAGCTTGTTACTGGCCACTTGGTCATTTTTACTCTCATAGGCAATGAAAAACTATAATCTGGGCATTTACTACAGGTATGATTTGCTTCTGTAAGGCATGTGGATGGTAATCAACTGAGTTAAGTGCAATAATACTTTATGAATGTGCTGCCTCAGAGAGTTTACTTAAGTAAAACTTTCATACTGCCATTTTCTGCAGGTGCACTGTTGACAAAAACCCAGCATAGTAGCTGGATTCAGCAAATAAATAATAGCACAACACTTGGACAACTAAGCAAAACTATCATATTAGCAAAAACCAATGTGTTCCTACTTCTAATTGCTAGATTTCTACAAGTGCAGCATGCAGATGAAAccttttcctttgtttccagACTGCAGACTCCAGTCTTGTTAACGAAGCAGCTCAGAGCTACACAGATATCCTGGATAGTGACATTCAAATGAATAgactgcagaagaagaaatagtGTATTGCCACAGAATACAGGATAATTACTACAGACCAGGTATATCAGTCCTACACAAAGATAAGCTTGAAGCTCACAGGTTACTCGGAAGTGCCCAGAAGCTAAGCTTACTAAATATATGCCGATGTGTAGACTGCATTTCTAGGCACATGCTGATTGtaagggggggtgtggggggatgtCTGTGCCACCAACACTCTGGGAACTGGTCCCATCAACAGGCAGTCCACACTGGCACAGGTCTATCAGTCTGAAGGTCAGTGTTGGCCAAAGACGGAAAGACACATAGGCATTTTCAGGCCATCCCCTTCTACTCCAGTCCTCACCTTGTCCCCCATCCTCAAACACATTCTGACACATTTTAAAGATGAGCTATGGAGTCCACTGTGTAGACCTTATAGCAGGTACCCAGGCAATAAAATCATTATGACAGATacttatgcaaaaaaaaaaaaaagtttgttttctagGATGTCCTTATGCATCTGCAGGCTAGACCTCCTGTCTGAGCTCTCATTATGCTTATGAATGTTCAGCCCTGTGTGCTTTCACACCAAAAAGACACCCTACTCCCTTACAAGCCACACAAATGCTGACATTCACATCTACATGAGCAAAATCAAACACTATAATTACACATATCTTGTTCCACTTTTAACCTCTTTAACTCAGTTTTGTTCTGTCCATATTTACAAAGATTGGCTATCGGACATGGCAAATGGAGCAATTATCTACACGCATGTCCTTCACTGAATAAACACGATACTCAGGTAGCATTTCCCTACATATTCTCCACACTTATTGTAACTTTTTAATTTGTAGCCACATTTTAAACAAACGGACATACATTAATTAGAACTCTTAAAATCTAATCACATCTCCCTATACCCATTCACTCCTGATTCATACAGCCTGCTTACAGTGGCTCAGAGAGCAGTACTTTGCAACCAGCATTCACAAGTGATTCCACTAAGTACTCTGGTCCATGTAGTGCCTCAACATTTTGCCAATAGAAACTTTTAAATGAAGCAATATTCTTAATATCAGAGCTAGGTACCAAATCTGCAGCATGACTGGGGCTCACAGGCAACTCTTGTAACAGCAGTAAGATTCCAGTAAAATTGCAGTTGGTTGCAATCCAACCTTTACTGTTATCTGTCGTTGAGATATATATAGACGGCCCTGTGTGGCCTAACTGCAAATatcaaatgtatttttacaaGTTAGCAACAGCCTTTTTTGACATTGCCTCTTGAGATGTCCTCTACATTGTGACTGACAAGCACAAATATAATTCATTATATGGTATgctttaaaagcctttttttacATTTGGCTTTTACTGTTGCTTGTTTCTAAGCTGTCTTCTACTGCTGAGATTTGATGTCCCCAAgctttttgatttctttcttAGTTTTTAATTGCTGGTTGGACATGCTAGTGGCATCTCCCAAGCAAACCCTTTCTACATAATTAATTTTGAAACTTGGATGAGTCATTAGGCTCTAACTACTACGTCTCTGTTATTTTACCTTGAATACTGCACATCTCGAGTATTTTGGACTCTTTCTGCAGTTGTGGAAATTCATAGGATGGCATCGCTGCAGATTTTGATctatttgctttctcttctgagTTTTCAGGGGGTTTTCACAatataaaacacatttcaaagcACAACAGTGCTGTGAACCAGCCTCCTCTCCCAGTGGTGAAGATAATATTCTGCTTTATTGGCAGCTGAATAAAGCAATGCCATATTTATGacaaaagttaatgaaaatatgtaaaattaaaaatacttcatgtagttttcattttcttttaatgcagatTGGCAAATGAATACAGAACAGAGACAGCCATACAGGGCCATGCTGTTTTTTATGGCCCATCAGTGATAGCTCAGGAGGCCACAGTTTGGAAACTGCTCTTTCAGAAAATTCTAGCCAATCTCTTAAAGAGACCACATGTGACCCTACCACAAATTATATACTAGCAGAATTGTGACTGGCAAAGAATACATGTTTTTGTTAGGCCATTCTCATCATTCACTGAGAATCTAAAAGATCCAAACCATTATAGTTCAAATGAGTTGagataaaagataaaatgaaatggGTGTAATTTTCTCTTAGCTTATGTATTTTCATAGGGAAATTTTCACAAAGCTGACATTGGTACAGGACAGATCAATTATTGGTTTCTGTGACAATTCTGACTCACATTAAGGATTTGACCTCATAATACCTAGCTATAGTCCTTCCTATATTCTTGTTATGAACAAAGGGGGCTTTGTTTTGCAGAAGGCTATGCAATGGGACTCAAAACATTTTCTTGGGGTCCGGATGCCATGTCCATAAAAATGGAAAAGCCTCAAGCAGAAATGTATTTCCACAACAGGGGCAAAGAGGCTGAGTTAAAGAGACACTACACCATTGTGCAGTGTGACACCAGCATTTCCTAAGGAAGTATCACCCTTCTTTTTGAAAATGGGATATACAAGCAGTTTCTCACCTGAACTTCAAGTTGTAATCCCCCTATCTAATATCATTGCATATTTGTTACTTGTTCTGTTGGACAAAATCAAAATGCATCTGTCTAAGACCTGCatgtattttacaaaaatgtttctttatataGAAAGGAAATTCCATCTGTAGTTAGCCGTTTGTTGTGTGAGAATGATAATACCTGGGTTGCTGTGAAAAGATACTGCTTTGGAAAATGTAACTCTTGGCTTTGAACTCCCCCAAAGCTTCTGAAAGAGGACTTCAAAATACCCAGCTGCAGCCACAACTAGACAAGACAGGAAAAGGTGGGGAATGGTGAGAAAGTGCCAGTATCCAGTACTTGTAGAGACAGATTTTAGGTCCTGAACTCAGATTCAGCAGTACCTTATTCTTCAACTAAGGATGGTAAATCTGACAGAGTGCTctaattaaaaagcagaagaaaccaTTTCCATGTAATTCTTTAAAAGATCCAGAATGAGATCTCACGCACCAGTTACTCTCTTTACATCCACAGAACTCCCACCGAGGTTGGCAGGAGCTTATAGAAAGTCTGGCATCTGACTTTGACTCTAAAGGGCTGATTTGGGGGTGATTTACCAGGGAAGATAAAGGGGCCCCTTAGCAACCCCCTTAACACAACAGATGTTCCGAACGTGCTGGGGAAGAGCCATGCCATTATGCAGAGCCCTTCTtctccccccgtccccccccccaactaGTTTGACCTCCTTCTGGTTCAGTTATTTTACATATCCCTCTATTTTATTTTAGTATCCGAGTGGCTACACCAACCACTTACTGCCTGTCTAATTAAAGTCTCTCCATCAACTGGTAATTCTGTAATAATTCACAGCTGTTCTTCCTCTCGCTGTTAAATCTATTGTTcccaggctgtgaaggcagcAAGACCTTAAAAACTCTAGATAGCTATcaatttgtttgcatttaaaatCCAGTATGCGGCTGCAAAGGCCTGTTACAGTATCACAGAGGAAGATAAATGTCAGTGCATAATCTGCTAGGAAATTTCACACAGGAGTTGATTAAAAGTCTATGAGTAATCATTGCACAAGTGTCttcaggtgtatatatatatacacatatatatgtagcTAATAAATATATAgctagatatataaatatatatgcatatacagaGCTAGTTTAAACCTATTTGTTATGAAATTAGTAAGTGGCATTCACAGTTCATGCATTCTTCCTAGTAGCAGAGCTAAATTATTTCAGCTTATACTCTAAGCAGCAACATACCAGTAAGCGTTTGCTTGCTTCCCCTGGTAACCTAGTAGTTTAAAGAGCACGAGCAGTTCTGCCAAGGCCGTTTTCTCCGACAACCCTCTACGCAAGGGACCTGGCTCTTCCACAGGTGTGTTTCCCCCAGGTTTCACAGCATGTTCAGGACGCGGTGGGGCCGGTCTGAGGGTCACCAGTCTGAAGGCCGTCAGCCCGAGGGTCTCCAGCCCAAGGGTCCCTGCTATGGTGGTTGCTGTCCCAAGGGTTGCCGGCCCAGCTAGTCCTGCTTGCAGAGGTCTGTGACGTTGAGGAACCTCCTGACAACCACGGCCAGGCAGAGCGTCAGGAGCAGCATataccccacagtgcccaggtaGGTGGGGGCGGCCAGGGGTGCCTTGAGGAACTCGGTCAGGCCGTCCTCCACGTAGTGCACTTGGTCATAGATGCTGAGGAAGGTGAAGATGTGGAAAAGCTGGTGGCTGTGTCCCACGATGTCAAAGAGCCCCGGTTGGATCCGCTCAGGGATTTTGCTGACGTTGAAGAAGGCGGCCACCAGCAGCCAGCAGTAGCGCCGGTAGAAGTAGACGAAGAGAGTGGGGTTGCGGGTGTGGAGGTCGAAGAGGAGGCTCTCCAGCATGATGGGGCAGGCCATGCTCAGCGGCATGGCGAAGACGAAGGTGCGCACGGCGAAGGGGTAGGCGCAGCAGGCAGCGCGGCTGCGGCAGCAGGCGGCCGTGCAGCCCACGGCCAGCGCCAGGGCCACGGGCAGCACCAGGGCGCGGTAGGCCGCGATGGGCAGGCTGCAGtccagctgccagcccagccGCTGCTGCACGTAGCGGCTCATGGCACTGGCGTCCAGCAGGCTCAACCCAGGCAGCAGGTAGTAGGAGTAGGCCACGGTGCTAGCAAAGCCGTAGTAGCTGATGGAGGCGTAGTCCAGGTAGAAGaaggcggcgcggaggcgcgggGAGAGGCAGCTGAAGAGGTGGGCCGTGCAGCTCATGGCGAAGGTGAGCAGCACCCCCGAGGCGTAGCACCAGAGGGGCAGCAGGGCCGGGTGGTGGAAGGGCACGTCCCCGGcgccccgcagcagcagcagccgcccgaAGCGGCTGAGGAAGAGCAGCAGCGGGATGAAGTGGGTCCAGAAGTTGAGGGTCTCGTTGGTGGGCTGCAGCACCGAGGCCAGGCACTCCTGCGCCGAGCAGTGCAGCCGCCGGTAGCCCGAGAGGATGAAGCACTCCACGAAGTCCTCGGGCACCTCGTCCCACCGCAGCAGGGCGGCAGGGCGAGGAGGCGGCGCCGCCTCCTCCTTGTCCCCCTCGCCCGCCGGCATGCTGCTGCCCCCtccggccccgggccccgccgtccgccgccgccgcccgggcgaGGTAGAGCCGCTGCTCCCGCAGCCGCCGGCGGAGGAGCCGCGGTGGCTCTGCGCTGCTTctcctcccccgccgccgcccccggcagcATCACTCATTGCAGCAGTGGCAGTGGCGGCACCGCCGcggctcctcccgccccgccgcccggcatCGCGGTAACTGGAAACCGGCGGCGCATCCAGCGCTCCCGGGGAGCGGGGAGAgacgcccccgccgccgcgggtaGGGTTTCCCGGGGAGGGAGGCGCTGGACACCCGACCCGCCGTGAATGATTGATGCGGCCGCAgcgcggggggccgggcccgggggagccccgcggccgccccggccgaGCCGCCCCGCGGCGCCGTgtgcggccgggcccgggggcgcAGAGCCCGCGGGGCCCCTCCCGGCCGGCGGCAGTGCcggggcgcggcggtggggacaGCTGGCGGGGGGACACGCGTGCAGACCCACGCCGCTTGGTGCGGGGCCCTTCCCGCGGCGGCCTTTCGGCGTGAAGAGCACAaagcgggcggcggccccggctgtccgcgggtgctgctgcccggcccggcccggcgccgcggcTGCGCCAGCGCGTGGGGCGGCAGAAGCCGGCCGGGAGCCCCGAGGAAGGGGAGGGTGACCCCGCAGGGCCGGGGGATGCCCCGCAGgcgggaggcagctggggagtGCCCCCAGGCAGGGGACATCTGGCAGCCGGGTGGGTTTCTGCCGTGTGCGCTTCGGCGAGGCGGCCTGAGACCTGGTGCTTGGGTGACACTGCCTCACGCCGGGAACGCCAGCAGGATTTCAGGCGAAGCGTTCCCGGCCAGGCTGCAACGGGCGGGCTGGTGTCGCTCCGACACCCACGGCGCCCACCTCACCCCGCATCCGAGCGGGGCGGCTGGGGCGACGCTCGGTGACGGGCTGGCAGTTGCCATTCTGTGTTGATCCTTAGACAATCCTACATTTACCGGCCGTGCGGTTATGCAAGCAGCACGGTTACATAATCGGAGTATAAAAATACGGGGAAAAGCACCGCACGGGTGTTACTGTACCTTAACTCGTCTGAATTAAATAGAAGGTGGTGCGGAAACGTAAGGAATCATTGCAGGTGCAGGTAGGAGCCAGAGTAAGGGGTTGCTCTCTGCTGTTTCAGcgtgtttcctttttttgtgtcCAGATGGCCTTAAACACATGATAGCTCTAGGTTTTCCAGTGTATGTATTCCATGGTGATATCCAGATACATATGTATGGTCATATGGTGTAAACTGCGGTCCAGTGTAAGTAGGACATTCTGCCCAAAGAATTTTATAAAAATCTTCTATTTGATAGTGAATCATGACAACATGAAAAATCTTCTGCACAGGTGGGTAATCAGaaataggtttttaaaaattggCACCAAAAAAGGTAGTAAAGTGTGTTGCTGAAAGTGatttttgatgcatttttctttacagtgaaAATAGTGATGTTAGGAAACTGTCAAAAGTAGGGCACCCTCGTGACACTGCTTATAATCTTTATAAAAAGTACACAGGAGTCCTGCTAGGAAAATAAACACAACTGGACAGTGCTGGAAAGCCAAGGGGAGTAGTAAAATATTAAACTAAGGAACTTATTTTTTAGATAATAGGCCTAAGGTGCTCCGGTGCCCGTGTGTTTTAGATGGGCTGCCTGGTGGCGTGCAGGGACTTACCGACTGGACGCCCCTCGGGCAGTGACTGACAGAGGGCTCTGCCTAACCTGCCCACAGTGAGCCTCGGCTGCACCCGGAGTGAGCAGGGCCCTGCGCGTGTGGGCTCTGCACTGTGTGCTTCAGG contains the following coding sequences:
- the PAQR9 gene encoding membrane progestin receptor epsilon, producing the protein MSDAAGGGGGGGEAAQSHRGSSAGGCGSSGSTSPGRRRRTAGPGAGGGSSMPAGEGDKEEAAPPPRPAALLRWDEVPEDFVECFILSGYRRLHCSAQECLASVLQPTNETLNFWTHFIPLLLFLSRFGRLLLLRGAGDVPFHHPALLPLWCYASGVLLTFAMSCTAHLFSCLSPRLRAAFFYLDYASISYYGFASTVAYSYYLLPGLSLLDASAMSRYVQQRLGWQLDCSLPIAAYRALVLPVALALAVGCTAACCRSRAACCAYPFAVRTFVFAMPLSMACPIMLESLLFDLHTRNPTLFVYFYRRYCWLLVAAFFNVSKIPERIQPGLFDIVGHSHQLFHIFTFLSIYDQVHYVEDGLTEFLKAPLAAPTYLGTVGYMLLLTLCLAVVVRRFLNVTDLCKQD